A genomic region of Spodoptera frugiperda isolate SF20-4 chromosome 31, AGI-APGP_CSIRO_Sfru_2.0, whole genome shotgun sequence contains the following coding sequences:
- the LOC118282152 gene encoding organic cation transporter protein, with product MAGTVDLDAILLELGQFGRYQIRNYCFILVVILTSAVYNAQYIFAAGDVPYRCKVPECEASPPQFEAGNWGTFALPDAGARCERLLPLGEECAPSSFSANETKRCQAWVYENQNTIVPEFDLACQEWLRTLVGTIHVAGVFASLPVTSYISDAYGRRTALVMTAVSPAIMGVIRAFSNSYVMYICFEFLEAFVGGGVYSTAFILALEMVGLDKRVLGGNLISSTFALGQVVTAGVSWLVPYWRTYTLVIYAPSIMFISYYWLIEESVRWLVSKGRNKEAARIIFKAAKMNRRKLSPETIRSLTEEPDQKKPTQSDEPEEPVDKRGILHQVVKSKTLMFRLTVCSFWWITLTFVYYGLSINSVSLVGNSYVNYILTSLVEIPGYCLSVLTLDRFGRKSSTMTAFIICGISLIAMPFVPESIPWLQTTLNLLGKLCISMAFSSIYIYTGELFPTQARHRLLGACSMAGRIGALVAPQTPLLMAYMESLPYLIFGIMAGTSGLLMMLTPETLKANLPDTVAQAENMDKKKTTAQ from the exons ATGCAAAGTGCCGGAATGCGAGGCGTCACCGCCGCAGTTCGAGGCGGGCAACTGGGGCACGTTCGCACTGCCCGACGCTGGGGCGCGCTGCGAGCGCCTGCTGCCGCTGGGCGAGGAGTGCGCGCCCTCCAGCTTCAGCGCCAACGAGACCAAGCGGTGCCAGGCTTGGGTCTATGAGAACCAGAATACTATTGTACCCGAG TTCGACTTGGCCTGTCAGGAGTGGCTCCGTACGCTGGTGGGCACCATCCACGTGGCTGGTGTGTTCGCCTCGCTACCCGTCACCTCCTACATATCTGATGC CTACGGCCGGCGCACGGCGCTGGTGATGACGGCGGTGTCTCCAGCAATCATGGGCGTCATCCGAGCGTTCTCCAACTCGTACGTCATGTACATCTGCTTCGAGTTCCTGGAGGCCTTCGTCGGCGGCGGCGTCTACAGCACCGCATTCATTTTAG CCCTGGAGATGGTGGGCCTGGACAAGCGTGTACTGGGAGGCAACTTAATCTCCAGCACGTTCGCGCTGGGGCAGGTGGTGACGGCCGGCGTGTCCTGGCTGGTGCCCTACTGGAGGACCTACACCCTCGTCATCTATGCGCCGTCAATAATGTTCATCTCCTACTACTGGCTCATTGAGGAGAGCGTGCGCTGGCTGGTTAGCAAGGGACGGAACAAGGAAGCTGCGAGAATTATTTTCAAAGCTGCCAAGATGAACCGAAGGAAGTTGTCTCCTGAGACTATTAGATCACTGACAGAAGAACCGGACCAAAAGAAACCCACCCAGTCGGATGAACCAGAGGAGCCAGTAGACAAGCGCGGTATCCTGCATCAGGTGGTGAAGTCCAAGACGCTGATGTTCCGCCTGACGGTGTGCTCGTTCTGGTGGATCACGCTGACGTTCGTGTACTACGGGCTGTCCATCAACTCGGTGTCGCTGGTGGGCAACAGCTACGTCAACTACATCCTGACGTCGCTCGTGGAGATCCCCGGCTACTGCCTCAGCGTGCTCACGCTCGACAGGTTCGGCAGGAAGAGCTCCACCATGACCGCGTTCATCATCTGTGGGATATCGTTGATAGCGATGCCTTTCGTACCAGAat CGATACCGTGGCTGCAGACGACGTTGAACCTGCTGGGCAAGCTGTGCATCAGCATGGCGTTCAGCAGCATCTACATCTACACGGGCGAGCTGTTCCCCACGCAGGCGCGGCACCGCCTGCTCGGCGCCTGCTCCATGGCCGGCAGGATCGGAGCCCTCGTCGCGCCACAGACACCGCTGCTG ATGGCATACATGGAGTCGCTCCCCTACTTAATATTTGGCATCATGGCGGGCACCTCTGGCCTGCTGATGATGCTGACGCCGGAGACTTTGAAGGCCAACCTACCAGACACAGTCGCGCAGGCAGAGAACATGGACAAGAAGAAAACCACTGCGCAGTAG